Proteins found in one Gammaproteobacteria bacterium genomic segment:
- a CDS encoding phosphoribosylaminoimidazolesuccinocarboxamide synthase — protein MPKPVFETKFTSLPLLHKGKVRDIYEVDANHMLVIATDRISAFDVIMPGPIPNKGALLTEVSNFWFQRFSDLIPNQVSSMTLKDLNLTDSEIEQSEGRSVIVKRLKALPIEAIVRGYLIGSGWKEYQSKQSVCGISLPANIPLAGKLPETLFTPSTKAEAGEHDENISFEETITLVGEDIANQVRNVSILLYENAANYALSKGIVIADTKFEFGLDSKGKLTLIDEVLTPDSSRFWPADDYTPGQNPSSFDKQYIRDYLETLDWDKKAPGPELPEEIIKNTQAKYQEAADKLLSK, from the coding sequence ATGCCTAAACCGGTCTTTGAAACCAAATTTACCTCTTTGCCACTATTACACAAAGGCAAAGTACGCGATATCTATGAAGTTGATGCCAATCATATGTTAGTCATCGCTACTGATAGAATTTCTGCGTTTGACGTGATTATGCCAGGACCCATCCCTAATAAGGGAGCACTACTCACAGAAGTATCTAATTTTTGGTTTCAGCGTTTTAGCGATTTAATTCCCAATCAAGTCAGCTCTATGACATTAAAAGATTTAAATCTCACTGACTCTGAAATCGAACAATCTGAAGGACGTTCAGTTATCGTCAAACGCTTAAAAGCATTACCTATAGAAGCAATTGTGAGAGGCTATCTAATAGGTTCAGGTTGGAAGGAGTATCAATCCAAACAATCAGTCTGTGGCATATCATTACCTGCCAATATACCGTTGGCTGGAAAATTACCTGAAACTTTATTCACACCTTCAACAAAAGCTGAAGCTGGTGAACACGATGAAAATATTTCATTTGAAGAAACAATTACTTTAGTGGGTGAAGACATTGCTAATCAAGTTCGCAATGTCAGTATCTTGCTTTACGAAAATGCAGCTAACTACGCACTCAGTAAGGGCATTGTTATTGCCGATACGAAATTTGAGTTTGGCCTTGATTCAAAGGGCAAACTCACGTTAATTGATGAAGTACTTACACCTGACTCTTCACGTTTTTGGCCAGCAGATGATTACACTCCAGGTCAAAACCCAAGCAGCTTCGACAAACAATACATTCGCGATTATCTAGAAACTTTAGATTGGGATAAAAAAGCTCCTGGCCCTGAATTGCCTGAAGAAATTATTAAAAACACACAAGCAAAGTATCAAGAAGCCGCTGACAAATTATTATCTAAATAG
- a CDS encoding 5-(carboxyamino)imidazole ribonucleotide synthase: MIEPDSTLGMLGGGQLGRMFALAAAQMGYKVWVFDPNQHSPAGDVACRHIQAEYDDYDALAEFGAGCSVVTTEFENIPAGTLKYLQDYCRVSPNPDAVYVAQNRIREKSFVNDLGVPTSKFIQVNAASDLNNSTHMNWPCIIKTAEFGYDGKGQEVVADVQQAIQVFTSFKEVPCILEERINLQLEISVVLGRNQQGEVCFFPIARNEHKNGILHISSVPARISAQLQTYACEISQRIAEQLDYVGIMTVEFFVDQDNQLLVNEIAPRVHNSGHYSMDACHVSQFEQQVRMICGWTPADTQNHCAVAMVNILGDAWKDNIFPSSTLFDDVNVKVHLYGKQGAKPGRKMGHFNVLAENVSDANKHAQLVYKRMMGEK; the protein is encoded by the coding sequence ATGATTGAACCTGATTCAACTCTTGGCATGCTAGGTGGCGGCCAGTTGGGCAGAATGTTTGCTTTAGCCGCTGCACAAATGGGTTATAAAGTCTGGGTGTTTGATCCTAATCAACATAGTCCTGCTGGAGATGTGGCCTGCCGACACATTCAAGCCGAGTACGATGATTACGATGCGCTTGCCGAATTTGGTGCGGGTTGCTCGGTAGTGACTACAGAATTTGAAAACATTCCTGCCGGCACTCTGAAATATCTTCAAGATTATTGTCGAGTGAGCCCGAACCCAGATGCGGTGTATGTGGCGCAAAATCGTATCCGTGAAAAATCTTTTGTTAATGATCTAGGTGTGCCTACCTCCAAGTTTATTCAGGTAAACGCAGCATCAGACCTTAATAATTCAACACACATGAATTGGCCATGCATTATTAAAACTGCAGAGTTTGGTTATGATGGTAAAGGGCAAGAAGTGGTTGCCGATGTACAGCAAGCAATTCAAGTATTCACTTCTTTTAAGGAAGTGCCATGCATATTGGAAGAGCGCATTAATTTACAGTTAGAGATATCTGTCGTGCTTGGACGTAATCAACAAGGTGAAGTGTGTTTTTTCCCGATTGCTAGAAACGAACACAAAAATGGCATTCTACATATAAGTAGTGTGCCAGCAAGAATTTCTGCACAACTACAAACTTATGCATGTGAAATTTCACAACGTATTGCAGAGCAACTTGATTATGTTGGTATTATGACGGTAGAATTTTTTGTTGACCAAGATAATCAATTGCTAGTTAATGAAATTGCGCCACGCGTTCACAATAGCGGGCATTATTCTATGGACGCATGTCATGTTTCTCAATTTGAACAACAAGTAAGGATGATATGTGGATGGACCCCAGCTGACACGCAAAATCATTGTGCGGTAGCTATGGTAAATATTCTTGGTGATGCGTGGAAAGATAATATTTTCCCGTCAAGCACATTATTTGATGATGTTAATGTCAAAGTACATTTGTATGGAAAACAAGGTGCAAAGCCTGGGCGTAAGATGGGACATTTTAATGTGCTAGCAGAAAATGTATCCGACGCTAATAAACATGCACAACTCGTTTACAAAAGAATGATGGGAGAAAAATAA
- the purE gene encoding 5-(carboxyamino)imidazole ribonucleotide mutase, with protein MAKVGIIMGSDSDWKVMENAANVLQEFGIDHECKVVSAHRTPQYLYEYAGSAKERGLECIIAGAGGAAHLPGMAAAISTVPVLGVPVQSKYMQGQDSLLSIVQMPKGVPVATFAIGEAGAANAALFAVAILANSDPTLAEKLSKFRDNQREQVLAKVLPPK; from the coding sequence ATGGCTAAAGTTGGAATCATCATGGGTAGCGATAGTGACTGGAAAGTCATGGAAAATGCCGCCAATGTTTTACAAGAGTTCGGAATTGACCACGAGTGTAAAGTCGTGTCCGCGCACAGAACGCCCCAGTATCTTTATGAGTATGCGGGCAGTGCAAAAGAGCGTGGTTTAGAGTGCATTATTGCCGGTGCCGGCGGAGCAGCTCACTTGCCTGGAATGGCGGCAGCTATAAGTACAGTGCCGGTGTTAGGTGTGCCAGTACAAAGCAAATACATGCAAGGTCAAGACTCCTTACTTTCAATTGTACAAATGCCTAAAGGTGTTCCCGTGGCGACGTTTGCTATTGGTGAAGCTGGAGCAGCAAATGCAGCATTGTTTGCCGTTGCCATATTGGCGAACAGTGATCCAACACTGGCAGAAAAACTATCTAAGTTTCGTGATAATCAGCGTGAACAAGTGCTTGCCAAAGTTCTTCCTCCCAAATAG
- a CDS encoding NYN domain-containing protein, translated as MNKIAVFADVQNIYYTTREAYQRQFNYRALWQTIAKHGEIVIAYAYAIDRNDDKQRKFQSTLEKIGFTIKLKPYIQRSDGTAKGDWDVGISIDVMDCAKEVDTVILLSGDGDFDLLLERIKTNYAVNTEVFGVPSLTANSLINACSVFHPIEDSLLL; from the coding sequence GTGAATAAAATCGCTGTCTTTGCCGACGTTCAAAATATCTATTACACAACACGCGAGGCATATCAGCGTCAATTCAATTATCGAGCTCTGTGGCAAACCATTGCTAAACACGGGGAGATAGTCATTGCATATGCTTACGCCATTGATCGTAATGATGATAAACAAAGAAAATTTCAAAGCACACTTGAGAAAATTGGCTTCACAATAAAGCTAAAACCTTACATTCAACGAAGCGACGGCACTGCGAAAGGGGATTGGGATGTTGGCATTAGCATTGATGTCATGGACTGCGCTAAAGAAGTTGATACAGTGATTTTACTATCAGGTGACGGTGATTTTGATTTGTTACTCGAGCGTATTAAGACCAATTATGCTGTTAACACTGAAGTGTTTGGCGTGCCTTCTCTTACAGCTAACTCTTTGATAAATGCATGTAGTGTTTTTCACCCTATTGAAGATAGTCTTCTTTTGTAA